The DNA segment NNNNNNNNNNNNNNNNNNNNNNNNNNNNNNNNNNNNNNNNNNNNNNNNNNNNNNNTTAGTTATGACTTTGAATCTACTCTCTTTTTGGTTGATATCGATTATGGATTTGTGCTTTTGATTCTACTTGGATTTGGATTCATTGTTTCgaattttttgtttagtttatttaGATGTGTTTAATTCAGTTCAGAGTTTGATTGTTTTTTATCCCAGTTGTGGTGAAACGTTTCTTTTTTTAGATAGATTTTGTGGTGATAGATGATGGTTATGGGATAGTTAGAGAGTTAGATTTGTTGCTGTGGCTTATTTTTCTGTTCAATTTATGTCTTGCAATAGTGATAATGTTATTAGATCCTGACTGCTATAGCAATAGAGGTGTGATGTGAGTGGTTGACACCTGAGAAATTAATTGTTTTGTTTTGGATTTTCTGTTTACAGGGACGTCCAAAAGGTGTTACACCAAAGTACAGTTTGAAGCCGCTTGTGCCAAGACTTACTGAACTTCTTGGAGTTGATGTGAGCCTTCTACCACGACACTTACTGATTTTGTTTGTTTCAGCAGATGCATCCATTTTGCTGgatgtaatattttatttaatcatgatgtcatttttattgattatatGTAGGTCAAGATGGCAAATGACTCTATTGGGGAGGAAGTTGAGAAATTAGTTGCCAGTCTTCCAGAAGGTGGTGTGTTGCTGCTAGAGAATGTTAGGTTCTAcaaggaggaagagaagaatGACCCTGAGTATGCAAAGAAGCTAGCTGGTCTTGCTGATCTCTACGTCAATGATGCTTTCGGCACCGCTCACAGAGCTCATGCTTCGACTGAAGGAGTTGCTAAGTACTTGAAACCTGCTGTTGCTGGATTCCTCATGCAGAAGGTAAGTATTATGGAAAATTGGTTAGTTCTATTATTATGTGTTCGATAAGTTAATCAGGTTGATTGCTCTGtaatttgttttgttgtttaatGGTTTCAGGAACTTGACTACCTTGTTGGGGCTGTGTCGAACCCCAAGAAGCCGTTTGCTGCCATTGTTGGTGGATCAAAGGTTTCAACCAAGATTGGAGTCATTGAGTCCTTGTTGGAGAAGGTCGACCTTCTCTTGCTCGGTGGAGGAATGATCTTCACTTTCTACAAGGCTCAGGGTCACAAAGTTGGTTCATCTCTTGTGGAGGAAGACAAGCTTGATCTTGCAACCTCACTCTTTGAGAAGGCCAAGGCTAAGGGGGTTTCCCTATTGCTTCCGACTGATGTAGTTATAGCAGATAAGTTTGCTGCTGATGCTAACAGCAAGGTACTAGGTTTTTCGTTGAGGGTTGGGGTTGCTAGTGGTTATCATTCCCTTTTTGTTGCTATTAAGATTTCTGTTGATAAAGTCAGTTTATCtatcaaataaatacaatttatCTGATTTAGTGTGTGTATATTTTTGCAGACTGTGCCAGCATCAGGTATTCCAGACGGATGGATGGGGTTGGATATTGGACCTGATTCCATCAAAACATTCAACGAAGCATTGGACAAGACTAAGACAATCATCTGGAATGGACCAATGGGTGTTTTTGAGTTCGAGAAGTTTGCAGCAGGAACAGAGGTATGAATAGGGTTTAAAATACACACAtctttaattctttttcttgtcaGCTTGGTTCCTTCACCTTGTGCCTGTTATACTCTTTCGTTATGAATATTGGCTTAGGTGTGTTTAGTTCCTTAGTGTTGTGGTTTTAGTTCTTTCTAAGACTTTCCTCTTTGGTGTTTGTCTTTCTTTTGTCCTTTAAAAAGTTTCTGTTTTCAGGCATGTTAAATTTTATCCATGTTAAAACTCAATTCTGTTTTGGTAAATATTGCAAGAATCTTCTTAATACTGGCTATGCTTGCTTTGATAGAAGACAAGGGAGTGGAGTGGAATTGAGCCAAATTGGATTAGAAGGAACAAAACAAAAGGGCTTATTGGAATAGCTTGGAATTTATTCCATTTATAAACAACTCAATTCTGTCATAAAGTTACCAATCCGTACAATGGAACTATGGAAGCTCGTATAATTCCTTTGTACCCTCCACCACTCAACCTCAAACCTACCTATCCGAACATAGTCTAAATAAATGGCAGGGACCAAAATCCCACTaggttaaaaaaaatagagggatcaaacaaaaaaaagttgagACAATCAAAACAactcatttttatatttaagcCTTGATGTATGATAGCGGTAGTTGCTGATGACTATTCTCTTTTTACAGGCTGTTGCCAAGAAACTTGCAGATCTGAGCGGCAAGGGTGTGACAACTATTATTGGAGGTGGCGATTCAGTTGCGGCTGTGGAGAAGGTTGGCCTTGCAGACAAGATGAGCCACATTTCAACTGGTGGTGGTGCCAGCTTAGAGCTTCTTGAGGGGAAGCAGCTCCCTGGAGTCCTAGCCCTTGATGATGCTTGAGCAATAAGAAAGTGAGAAGATAaatgaaagagagagaagaaaaccgCTTGtgtattttgttcatttttatCATGACGATGGTTGGGTTTCGACCATGAAATGGATTTGAGGGTACATTAGAGTTGCTCTTGTAGAGGCTGATATAGGATAGATTTTCCAGAAATAAGAGAGGTTTTTGTGGCATCCATAGTGGATGCATTGAGACCGTTCTTAATTGGTTCCTGGAACAATGTTCCATGTCCAAAGTAGGTGTTTgctatattaattatttgtgttCCTTTGGTGTTCATACGGCTACTTTTGGTCACACGCCAAACTCTCGCACATTCCACACACACACTAACCTAGCAGCTCCACTAGGTTCGATTGA comes from the Arachis duranensis cultivar V14167 chromosome 7, aradu.V14167.gnm2.J7QH, whole genome shotgun sequence genome and includes:
- the LOC107472154 gene encoding phosphoglycerate kinase, cytosolic (The sequence of the model RefSeq protein was modified relative to this genomic sequence to represent the inferred CDS: added 195 bases not found in genome assembly), yielding MATKRSVSTLKEGDLKGKRVFVRVDLNVPLDDNSKITDDTRIRAAVPTIKYLTGYGAKVILASHLGRPKGVTPKYSLKPLVPRLTELLGVDVKMANDSIGEEVEKLVASLPEGGVLLLENVRFYKEEEKNDPEYAKKLAGLADLYVNDAFGTAHRAHASTEGVAKYLKPAVAGFLMQKELDYLVGAVSNPKKPFAAIVGGSKVSTKIGVIESLLEKVDLLLLGGGMIFTFYKAQGHKVGSSLVEEDKLDLATSLFEKAKAKGVSLLLPTDVVIADKFAADANSKTVPASGIPDGWMGLDIGPDSIKTFNEALDKTKTIIWNGPMGVFEFEKFAAGTEAVAKKLADLSGKGVTTIIGGGDSVAAVEKVGLADKMSHISTGGGASLELLEGKQLPGVLALDDA